TTTATTACGGACAAAAAGCAACAGTTTTTTATAATGACTATAAAAAACTGTTGCTTTTAATATTTATTGATCTATCCATTTTATATACTAAAAAGTTTTAAATTAATTATTGCCATACCTAAAAACTAAAACTTAGCCTTTGTCTGCTAAACATTTATCTTATAAATTCATCACTCACCACACGCCACTCATCTTCCGAGTACGGTGAGCCTTGTTGCAATTTACCATCTTTCGTCACACGGAAAACAGAAGATAATGTTTTATAGGTATGTGCTGGATTCCAAGTATAAAGAGATACTCGAATCATCCCTTCATTATCCGTTTCTGACTGAAGTCCAATATCTTCAAAATTTATTGGCTCAGTAGCTGATGAAGAAAGATAATCTTTCACCCAAGTCTCTGCTTCACTAGTTGTTATTTGTTGAGTTTGCTTAGATATTTTGGGCTTTACTTCAACATTAGTTGTGTCCATATATTTATCTGATATCACTTCCCAACCAGTGACATCACCTTTTCCTAAATAATAACCAGATATTTCTAGTTGTCCATTTTCGTTAACCCTAAACACGCAGTACTTATCCACTTGCTTATTTTCTGGTGGCAACACATCAATGTACACTAGCCGATCCTTTTCATCACTACGTATGGTTAAACGATAATCTTGTAAGTCAGGAAAATTTTCGAAACGTTTTTCCCATACAGCACTTACCCACCGTTTCATCTGATCCATTGTTAAATTCGTTTCATCAAGCATACTCGATTCCGTTGTTGTTTCTATTTTTGTTGAGTCTACTTCTGATGTACTTTGAGACGTTTGTATAGCTGCTACATTAGATGATGGCATTGTTTTTTTAGATTCATTTTTTTTAATACCAATTATCATACCTACAATCATAATTACTAGCAATCCACCAATGAATAATAATCTTTTTTTCCTTTTCTCTGCTTTTTCTAAATCAATAAGCATCTCTTGTAATACTGATTTTATCGTTTCATCCGTTGTATTTGCTATTTCAAATTGAATCATATATTTTTTATTTTTATTATTCTGTTGACTTAACTCTTCCAACAAATGATTTAAGTGCTCTTTACTGTTTACCATGTCATCCTCCAAAACTAAATAATCCTATAAAAAGTATAACATAAAGACAAATTATGTTATTCAAATAATTGTAAAAGTGTTTATTATTTAGTTATTTATTATTAATAAAAGTAAGAGGAAATAATATTCTTATAAAACATAAAAAAGATGATGCAATTAAAAGATTACTCCTAATCGCATGATCTAACAATAAACATCACTATAACCTATTTAAAATAGATTCCTAAAGGTTACTTTTCAAATCCAGATAAATCAATGATATTATCTCCTATAAATACTTTCTTTGCTCGATTAGCAATAGCCTTGGTTGTGACATAATCGATGGTACCACCAACTCCTGCTCCTACTACTGGAACTGCCTTAGTTAAGTTAATAGTTCCTTTTGTTCCGGCTTTTGTAATAAACCGATAGCCTATTTTCTGGTTAATCGCTGTTAATGTTTTCCCTGGTATTTTGTTAATCACATTAAGACTAACTTTATTTGCTACTTGAACGCTACCTTGTTTTAATACATCTGTCATAGCTTTTTTTACCATACAACCATAAACGAATGTCTGAACCTCATCATCATTTAAGTCATATCCTCTTATAATCGCAATTGCTGCAACCATTCGCATTTGAACATACAATACTGACGTAATATTCGCTGGAAGTGTCACTGGCATAGTAATGAACCCACCAAAGCTTGTAACAAATCCATTAAAGGTATTTTTGCTCAATTGATTTTGTATTAATTTATCGATTGCTTTGTCTGTATAGCCATACTTTTTTGTGTAATCTCTAGCTAACTCTTCCACTGGTTTTGAAACTTTTGGGACACCATTCAAGCATTTAGTGTATAAACTATCTAAAATTTGTACTCCTTTATTGGCTTCTTCATTCTTTTCCATGACACACTTCCTTTTCCTATCAGCTCAACCCACTTGCCATTAATTCTGCTTGTTCAACAATTCGTTCAACAGCCATTTTTTGTAAATCGGGTGAATAGCCATATTTTTTTATAACCGTCTGACAGCTAATCGCATCTTTTCACGTGTACTATCTTTGACATTCCAATCAACACTCATATTTTCTTTAATCGTCTTAGTCAATTCATGTGCAATCGCTTTTAACTCATCATCACCAAGTACTTCTTTCAATATCCCCAATATATTTTATTATAAAAAAGATAGATTTTACCACCTCATCCTTCCTAACTATTTTTTAATTCAATATATCTAGATACATCTTTATATATATCATCTAATACCTTACTAATACTTACCTTTAAATCTTTAATTAGGTTATCTCTATTTTCTTCCTCGATAGTTAAATCCTCAATAAATTTTTTACTAACCAATTTTATTTTCCAATTACCAATACTCTTCCATCGCCAATTTGGTTTTAAATTTTCGATTCCTTGTTTTTTAAAAAAATCTTCTAATTCTTTTCTTCTCTCTAAATCTACATCTCCTGTAAAAGCTAATTTAATCTTACCTGATGATTGTTCACTTTTATTATTAATCTCAAATGCGTAAGGTTTATGACAACCCCATCCTCCCGGTTGATCTTCTGGTAATTTAGGAAAAACGTTAGTTAGTTCTTCTAATTCAAAACGAATCAGAGTTTTTCCAGAGAAAGGTGGGTCAAATAATACTTTTCCTTCTTTAGCAAGCTCAGTCAAAGCCTCAACATATAGTTCATTCATTATCGTTAAATTATCAGGTCTATTTTCAAAAATTAAATCTAACGCCTCTTTATGTTCCGAATAAATCCTCTGACAAATTTTTTGTAATTCTTCGTCCATTAATATATCTCTCCTCAACATATCGATATAATCATTGATTATGATATCAACTTTTGATTCGCTTCGTTTTAAAAATTGTCTTCTTTCTAAAATT
This genomic stretch from Vagococcus sp. CY52-2 harbors:
- a CDS encoding type I restriction enzyme endonuclease domain-containing protein yields the protein MKEVLGDDELKAIAHELTKTIKENMSVDWNVKDSTREKMRLAVRRL
- a CDS encoding EcsC family protein; the protein is MEKNEEANKGVQILDSLYTKCLNGVPKVSKPVEELARDYTKKYGYTDKAIDKLIQNQLSKNTFNGFVTSFGGFITMPVTLPANITSVLYVQMRMVAAIAIIRGYDLNDDEVQTFVYGCMVKKAMTDVLKQGSVQVANKVSLNVINKIPGKTLTAINQKIGYRFITKAGTKGTINLTKAVPVVGAGVGGTIDYVTTKAIANRAKKVFIGDNIIDLSGFEK